In Paenarthrobacter sp. GOM3, a single window of DNA contains:
- a CDS encoding demethylmenaquinone methyltransferase gives MNRASLEKRPDEVATMFDDVAPKYDVVNDVLSMGQTRRWRRIVVDAMDVKVGQKVLDLAAGTGTSSEPYADAGVDVVACDFSLGMLKVGKRRRPDIDFIAGDATNLPFADNSFDASTISFGLRNVVEPRKALEEMLRVTKPGGRLVIAEFSHPVVPLWRNLYTEYLMRALPAIATKVSSNPDAYVYLAESIRAWPDQDHLAQWLSDAGWTDVTYRNLSGGIVAVHRAQKPAEHRESVPVAKLRRQIKPRHQAG, from the coding sequence GTGAACCGAGCATCCTTGGAAAAGCGTCCGGACGAAGTTGCGACGATGTTTGATGATGTCGCCCCAAAATACGACGTCGTGAATGATGTCCTGTCCATGGGGCAGACCCGGCGGTGGCGCCGGATCGTGGTGGACGCCATGGACGTCAAGGTAGGCCAGAAGGTCCTGGACCTCGCCGCCGGAACGGGAACTTCCAGCGAACCTTACGCCGACGCAGGCGTTGACGTCGTGGCGTGCGACTTTTCCCTGGGCATGCTCAAAGTGGGTAAGCGCCGTCGCCCGGACATCGATTTCATCGCCGGTGACGCCACCAACCTGCCGTTCGCGGACAACAGCTTCGATGCCTCCACGATCTCGTTCGGTCTGCGCAACGTCGTGGAACCGCGCAAGGCCCTCGAAGAGATGCTGCGTGTGACCAAGCCCGGCGGCCGGCTGGTCATCGCCGAGTTCTCCCACCCCGTGGTCCCGCTGTGGCGCAACCTCTACACGGAGTACCTGATGCGCGCGCTTCCGGCCATCGCCACCAAGGTTTCCTCCAACCCGGACGCCTACGTGTACCTCGCCGAGTCCATCCGCGCCTGGCCGGACCAGGACCACCTGGCCCAGTGGCTCAGCGACGCCGGCTGGACTGACGTTACCTACCGTAACCTCAGCGGCGGCATCGTTGCCGTGCACCGCGCGCAGAAGCCCGCCGAGCACCGCGAAAGTGTCCCCGTAGCCAAGCTTCGCCGCCAGATAAAGCCGCGCCACCAG
- a CDS encoding isochorismate synthase — protein sequence MTSTLRTLTVPLDVESSSGGLPSFLVRDDVLCWSRREAGLVGFGELTRFNATGPERFLEADIWWRHLILEAEITDQVELPGTGPVAFGSFAFSKTSPHVSRLILPELVVGIRDGRAWATQLTFDDGELTEAGVLARVDHWLSGGEPNGEDSAEGGSDVGPSAEAVAADGAGHLSHGSLSESAWMQAVADGVEEIRAGKLEKLVLARDVVATLPDGVNAAEVLRQLAARYRECWTYGVDGLVGATPEMLIQVEGRTAQARVLAGTLDRRDADGMDGSPMEYAERVLAGSDKQRHEHEIAIDSLTRQLAPFSEAMNSHSEPFILELPNVWHLASDVKAELADIEGHVPTCLALINALHPTAAVCGTPTLVAGALIRKLEHLDRGPYAGPVGWLDAAGNGEWGIALRGAVIEDANTVRLYAGCGIVEGSQPEAELAETWAKFRPMLEALGIRR from the coding sequence ATGACCAGCACGCTCCGCACCTTGACAGTCCCCCTCGATGTTGAATCATCCTCCGGGGGGCTGCCGTCGTTTCTGGTGCGGGATGACGTGCTCTGCTGGTCCCGCCGCGAAGCCGGCCTGGTTGGCTTCGGCGAGCTGACCCGCTTCAACGCCACCGGTCCTGAGCGATTCCTTGAGGCCGACATCTGGTGGCGGCACCTCATTCTTGAGGCCGAAATCACGGACCAGGTGGAGTTGCCTGGCACTGGCCCGGTGGCTTTCGGTTCCTTCGCCTTCTCCAAAACGTCCCCGCATGTCTCGCGCCTGATCCTCCCCGAACTGGTGGTTGGCATCCGCGACGGCCGCGCCTGGGCCACCCAATTAACGTTCGACGACGGCGAACTCACCGAGGCCGGCGTCCTCGCCCGCGTTGACCACTGGCTGAGCGGTGGCGAGCCGAACGGTGAGGATTCAGCGGAAGGGGGGTCCGACGTCGGGCCCTCAGCGGAAGCTGTCGCGGCGGACGGCGCCGGTCACCTCAGCCACGGTTCCCTGAGCGAATCGGCATGGATGCAGGCCGTGGCCGATGGGGTGGAGGAGATCCGCGCCGGCAAGTTGGAGAAGCTTGTGTTGGCCCGCGACGTCGTAGCCACCCTTCCGGATGGCGTCAACGCTGCGGAGGTTCTTCGCCAGCTCGCAGCCCGGTACCGGGAATGCTGGACGTACGGAGTAGATGGCCTGGTGGGCGCCACTCCGGAGATGCTTATCCAGGTCGAAGGCCGCACGGCGCAGGCGCGTGTGCTGGCAGGCACCCTGGACCGTCGCGACGCTGACGGCATGGACGGTTCTCCGATGGAGTACGCCGAGCGGGTCCTGGCAGGTTCGGATAAGCAGCGCCACGAACACGAGATCGCCATTGATTCCTTGACGCGGCAGTTGGCTCCCTTCTCGGAGGCGATGAATTCGCACAGCGAGCCGTTCATTCTGGAGCTACCCAATGTGTGGCACCTGGCCTCGGACGTGAAAGCGGAGTTGGCGGACATTGAGGGACACGTCCCTACATGCCTGGCCTTGATCAATGCGTTGCATCCCACGGCGGCAGTTTGTGGAACGCCCACGCTGGTAGCGGGAGCTTTGATTCGCAAGCTGGAGCATCTGGACCGGGGCCCGTACGCCGGGCCCGTCGGGTGGCTGGATGCTGCGGGCAACGGCGAATGGGGTATCGCGCTTCGCGGAGCCGTTATCGAGGACGCCAACACGGTGCGCCTGTACGCAGGTTGCGGCATTGTGGAGGGATCGCAGCCGGAGGCCGAGCTGGCGGAAACGTGGGCTAAATTCCGGCCAATGCTCGAGGCTTTGGGTATCCGGCGCTGA
- a CDS encoding ABC transporter substrate-binding protein: protein MQISRSVLSGTKMAAVLAAGALALTACGGSSTPAASNDSGLKLINAGKLTVCSDVPYEPFEFQKDGKIVGFDMDIAAEIAKDTKTELNVVDSSFEAIETGTALTGCDVSISSISITDVRKNVMDFSNPYLDDDLTLVATSSSGITNIDGAKGKKVGVQQATTGAQYAKDKGIDAQQFEDSGLLVQALKAGTIDAAVGNQSVLGYAIKDDSNLKRVEDYATGEKLGISIKKGNTAMADAVNATLKRLTDDGSMKKFQSTWFGETSK from the coding sequence ATGCAGATCTCCCGTTCGGTTCTGTCCGGCACCAAGATGGCCGCTGTGCTCGCAGCCGGCGCCCTGGCCCTGACCGCTTGTGGCGGCTCGTCCACCCCGGCAGCCTCCAACGACTCGGGCCTCAAGCTCATCAACGCCGGCAAGCTTACGGTGTGCTCGGATGTTCCTTATGAGCCGTTTGAGTTCCAGAAGGACGGCAAGATTGTCGGTTTCGACATGGACATCGCCGCCGAAATTGCCAAGGACACCAAGACCGAGCTCAACGTGGTGGACAGCTCCTTCGAGGCCATCGAGACCGGCACCGCACTGACCGGTTGCGACGTCTCCATCTCCTCGATCTCCATCACCGACGTCCGCAAGAACGTCATGGACTTCTCCAACCCGTACCTGGACGACGACCTGACGCTGGTGGCCACGTCTTCCTCGGGCATCACCAACATCGATGGCGCCAAGGGCAAGAAGGTTGGCGTCCAGCAGGCAACCACCGGCGCCCAGTACGCCAAGGACAAGGGAATCGACGCCCAGCAATTCGAAGATTCAGGCCTCCTGGTCCAGGCACTCAAGGCCGGCACCATCGACGCCGCGGTCGGCAACCAGTCCGTCCTGGGCTACGCCATCAAGGACGACTCCAACCTCAAGCGCGTCGAAGACTACGCAACGGGCGAGAAGCTGGGCATCTCCATCAAGAAGGGCAACACTGCAATGGCAGATGCCGTAAACGCCACGCTCAAGCGCCTCACGGACGACGGCTCCATGAAGAAGTTCCAGAGCACCTGGTTCGGCGAAACCTCCAAGTAG
- a CDS encoding amino acid ABC transporter permease, whose amino-acid sequence MAMTARQRAKVSLYVQAGIFVVVLAAVILAVDWKTVGNSVFNFAKIGPMFPDIFLVGLKNTLIYTALAFVVGLSGGLLLALMKLSSFPLYRWLATGYIEFFRGVPALLVFIAFGYGVPLAFGVQWDVNIVVMVSLGMVASAYIAETLRAGLQAVPKGQMEAARSLGMPHWRAMVSIVIPQAFKIVLPPLTNEIILLTKDSSLIYVLGLTASQYELTKFGRDGISSLGAGLTPLLVAGAFYLVITIPLSLLARKFESRSARTKR is encoded by the coding sequence ATGGCAATGACTGCACGTCAACGAGCCAAAGTCAGCCTGTACGTCCAAGCCGGAATCTTCGTAGTGGTCCTGGCCGCGGTGATCCTTGCCGTCGACTGGAAGACGGTTGGCAACAGCGTCTTCAACTTCGCCAAGATCGGGCCGATGTTCCCGGACATCTTCCTGGTGGGCCTCAAGAACACCCTCATCTACACGGCATTGGCCTTCGTGGTGGGTTTGTCAGGCGGTCTTCTGCTTGCCCTGATGAAGCTCTCCTCCTTCCCCCTGTACCGCTGGCTCGCAACGGGCTACATCGAATTCTTCCGCGGTGTTCCTGCTCTGTTGGTCTTCATCGCCTTCGGCTACGGCGTTCCGCTGGCTTTCGGTGTCCAGTGGGACGTCAACATCGTGGTCATGGTGTCGCTGGGCATGGTGGCGTCCGCGTACATCGCTGAAACCCTCCGTGCCGGTCTTCAGGCCGTGCCGAAGGGCCAGATGGAAGCGGCCCGTTCACTGGGCATGCCCCACTGGCGCGCCATGGTTTCGATCGTGATCCCCCAGGCATTCAAGATCGTCCTGCCCCCGCTGACCAACGAGATCATCCTGCTTACCAAGGACTCCTCGCTGATTTACGTCCTGGGCCTCACGGCGTCCCAGTACGAGCTCACCAAGTTCGGCCGCGATGGCATCTCCAGCCTCGGTGCGGGCCTGACCCCGCTGCTCGTGGCAGGTGCCTTCTACCTGGTCATCACCATCCCCTTGAGCCTCCTGGCACGGAAGTTCGAAAGCCGCTCCGCGCGGACGAAGCGATAG
- a CDS encoding amino acid ABC transporter ATP-binding protein, protein MNDVVNSTVRAAGVDIKDLRKSYGSNEVLKGISLTVEPGQVVCLIGPSGSGKSTLLRCVNLLEQPNAGTINVGKFEATDPDVDLNKMRQSVGMVFQHFNLFPHLSVLGNCTISQMKVLKRSKSEASDVARHNLERVGLGHLADRFPDQLSGGQQQRVAIARALSMDPQLMLFDEPTSALDPETVGDVLAVMRKLAQEGMTMLVVTHEMGFAREVADRVVFMDAGVVVEEGPAEHVISAPTQPRTKEFLRRVLDPTHIGVEEA, encoded by the coding sequence ATGAACGACGTCGTAAACAGCACCGTTCGCGCCGCTGGCGTGGACATCAAGGACCTGCGCAAGTCCTACGGCAGCAACGAGGTCCTCAAGGGCATCTCGCTGACCGTGGAACCTGGCCAGGTGGTTTGCCTGATCGGACCTTCAGGCTCGGGCAAGTCCACGCTCCTGCGCTGCGTTAACCTGCTGGAACAGCCCAACGCGGGCACCATCAACGTGGGCAAGTTCGAGGCAACTGATCCCGATGTTGACCTCAACAAGATGCGCCAAAGCGTTGGGATGGTGTTCCAGCACTTCAACCTGTTCCCCCACCTCAGCGTGCTGGGCAACTGCACCATTTCGCAGATGAAGGTCCTCAAGCGGTCCAAGTCCGAGGCCTCGGATGTGGCCCGCCACAACCTCGAGCGCGTAGGGCTGGGTCACCTGGCGGACCGTTTCCCGGACCAGCTTTCCGGCGGCCAGCAGCAGCGCGTCGCGATCGCCAGGGCACTGTCCATGGACCCGCAACTCATGCTCTTCGATGAGCCCACGTCCGCGTTGGACCCCGAAACCGTAGGTGATGTCCTGGCTGTCATGCGCAAACTGGCGCAGGAAGGCATGACCATGTTGGTGGTCACGCACGAGATGGGCTTCGCCCGCGAAGTCGCCGACCGCGTCGTCTTCATGGACGCCGGCGTTGTGGTGGAAGAAGGCCCGGCCGAACACGTCATTAGTGCTCCTACCCAGCCGCGCACCAAGGAATTCCTGCGCCGCGTCCTGGACCCGACGCACATCGGCGTCGAGGAAGCGTAG
- the menD gene encoding 2-succinyl-5-enolpyruvyl-6-hydroxy-3-cyclohexene-1-carboxylic-acid synthase, which translates to MTSQDSLTSIAAARIAVTTLLDGGVRHVVVAPGSRSAPMAYALAEAEAAGRVRLHVRIDERDAGFTALGLALSTEAPAAVVTTSGTAVGNLLPAVMEANHSAVPVVVISADRPEELHGTGANQTTIQLDLFGEHVRFAVDVPAGDDPQKAVATALYAATGALEDTPPGPVQLNLAFRDPLVPAANDALPEEQGHGVFHYDAGPQVLELPAASSELPERRTVVLAGHDAGPVAEAFARAHGLPLLAEPSSNARFGPNAVGPYRVLLQHFGPGSATPIERVVLFGRATLSRPVASLLAHESVESAIYQPVPVAWYEAGRRRETPIETLLELADFAGRGSAEWLDSWLLAGAAAQHGLDSVLTGESAANGPSVGAAVWEHTRGQLVLGSSNGIRDVDLAGQPHTAPIATVYANRGLAGIDGTIATATGIAVGSGRETTVLLGDVTFLHDAGGLLMGYGEPVPDLRIVVLNDSGGAIFSLLEHGAVEDSGAYGTAVERLFGTPHSVDIAALASAYGVGHLAVSTTAELADALKSPLKGRTIVEVRVDRAGLRSLHARIKEAINAAVGQVLTAG; encoded by the coding sequence GTGACTTCCCAGGACTCTCTGACATCCATCGCCGCCGCGCGGATCGCCGTAACCACGTTGCTCGACGGCGGTGTGCGGCATGTGGTGGTGGCGCCGGGTTCGCGGTCGGCCCCCATGGCCTACGCCCTCGCGGAAGCAGAAGCTGCAGGCCGGGTCAGGTTGCATGTCCGGATCGACGAGCGCGATGCCGGCTTCACCGCCCTTGGATTAGCGCTCTCCACTGAGGCCCCTGCCGCCGTCGTGACCACCTCCGGTACAGCCGTGGGCAACCTTCTTCCGGCCGTGATGGAGGCCAACCATTCGGCCGTGCCCGTGGTGGTTATCTCCGCGGACCGGCCCGAAGAACTCCACGGGACCGGGGCCAACCAGACCACCATCCAACTGGACCTTTTCGGCGAGCACGTCCGATTCGCCGTCGACGTCCCCGCCGGTGACGATCCGCAGAAGGCTGTTGCCACCGCACTTTATGCAGCCACCGGCGCCCTCGAAGACACCCCGCCCGGCCCCGTCCAGCTGAACCTTGCGTTCCGTGATCCTTTGGTTCCAGCGGCCAACGACGCCCTCCCGGAAGAGCAGGGACACGGCGTGTTCCATTACGACGCCGGTCCCCAGGTCCTCGAGCTTCCGGCGGCATCCAGCGAACTCCCCGAGCGACGCACCGTGGTCCTCGCAGGCCACGATGCCGGACCTGTGGCTGAAGCTTTCGCGAGGGCACACGGTTTGCCTTTGCTCGCGGAGCCGTCATCCAACGCACGCTTTGGCCCCAACGCGGTGGGTCCGTACAGGGTATTGCTGCAGCATTTCGGTCCCGGCTCTGCGACCCCGATCGAACGGGTGGTCCTGTTCGGACGGGCAACCCTCTCGCGTCCCGTCGCATCCCTGCTGGCGCACGAGTCCGTTGAATCCGCGATCTACCAGCCGGTCCCGGTCGCCTGGTACGAGGCGGGCCGGCGACGCGAAACACCTATCGAAACACTCCTGGAACTCGCCGATTTCGCGGGCCGTGGCTCTGCGGAATGGCTCGATTCCTGGCTTCTTGCAGGTGCAGCAGCCCAGCATGGCCTGGACAGCGTGCTGACGGGGGAGAGCGCTGCCAACGGACCGTCCGTCGGGGCAGCGGTCTGGGAACACACCCGCGGCCAGCTGGTCCTCGGTTCCTCCAACGGCATCCGCGACGTTGACCTGGCCGGGCAACCACACACCGCACCCATCGCCACGGTCTACGCAAACCGGGGCTTGGCCGGCATCGACGGCACCATCGCGACAGCCACGGGGATAGCGGTTGGCAGCGGCCGCGAGACCACGGTCCTGCTGGGCGACGTCACCTTCCTTCACGACGCCGGCGGATTGCTCATGGGATACGGCGAACCAGTTCCGGACCTCCGCATCGTGGTCCTCAACGATTCCGGCGGAGCCATTTTCAGCCTCCTGGAGCATGGCGCAGTTGAAGACTCGGGTGCCTACGGCACCGCCGTCGAACGCCTCTTTGGCACCCCGCACTCAGTGGACATCGCGGCACTCGCGTCCGCGTACGGCGTCGGGCACCTGGCGGTTAGCACGACGGCGGAACTCGCCGATGCGCTCAAGTCGCCGCTCAAGGGGCGCACCATTGTTGAGGTGCGCGTGGACCGGGCAGGCCTGCGCAGCCTTCATGCCCGGATCAAGGAAGCCATCAACGCCGCGGTGGGCCAGGTCCTCACGGCAGGCTAA
- a CDS encoding PhoX family protein, producing MSETTGRTFPLLPMLGHTKGKRSPVTCALKCDNGCSGDVCNTSTNGYFRDIASTAMSRRAALGLGAAGALAVVLGGAVGGADTATADSGNGLSDAAKKGFDKSKLKFTAIKPVDAAVDAFTVPEGFGWNPIIRWGDPLFADSPAFDITKQTAAAQARQFGYNNDYTDIIPIPDAKDRRAVLFTNHEYTNENIMLPVGFDAAEARAIGRAAHGLAVVELERKNKNKPWSYVQGAALNRRFLTDTVYELTGPAAGTNFVKTIDDPAGRWIKGTLGNCSGGTTPWGTILSGEENFNGYFVAPGTSDSDKRYGLSAKATTRQWELDEPRFDTRNSGYANESNRFGWIVEVDPFDPTSTPRKHSAMGRFKHEGANVIVAPDGRVVAYMGDDERFDYLYKFVSKGKYQAGDSKAARKNNMGLLSEGDLYVARFTGDSPAAEIDGTGKLPADGAFDGSGEWLPLVVGGVSAVPGMSVAEVLVYTRLAADKVGPTKMDRCEDVQPNLLTGKVYVACTNNSDRGKTGKEGATEVNPRTLNRDGHIVEITEGKDQVGTKFNWTLLLVAGDPAKNTSTYFSGFPADKVSPISCPDNVAFDSVGNLWISTDGAPSTIGYNDGLFKVTLEGPERGKVEQFLAVPRDAETCGPIVHDEERTVFVAVQHPGEEGTFDAPHSYFPDYVAAGAPVPAVAVRAPRPAIVQVFRK from the coding sequence ATGTCTGAAACCACCGGACGCACGTTCCCGCTGCTCCCCATGCTCGGCCACACCAAAGGCAAGCGCAGCCCAGTCACGTGTGCCCTGAAATGCGATAACGGCTGCTCTGGCGATGTCTGCAACACCAGCACCAACGGCTACTTCAGGGACATCGCCTCCACTGCCATGTCCCGCCGCGCCGCACTGGGCCTCGGCGCTGCGGGTGCGCTCGCCGTCGTGCTCGGCGGTGCCGTAGGTGGCGCTGATACGGCCACCGCCGATTCGGGCAACGGGCTCTCCGATGCCGCCAAGAAGGGCTTCGACAAGTCCAAGCTCAAGTTCACAGCGATCAAGCCGGTCGACGCCGCCGTCGACGCCTTTACCGTTCCTGAGGGTTTCGGGTGGAACCCGATCATCCGTTGGGGTGACCCGTTGTTCGCCGATTCACCGGCCTTCGACATCACCAAGCAGACAGCAGCCGCCCAGGCCCGTCAGTTTGGCTACAACAACGACTACACGGACATCATCCCGATCCCCGACGCCAAGGATCGCCGTGCAGTGCTGTTCACCAACCACGAGTACACCAATGAGAACATCATGCTTCCCGTTGGCTTTGACGCTGCCGAAGCCCGCGCCATCGGCCGTGCAGCCCACGGCCTGGCTGTTGTGGAGTTGGAGCGCAAGAACAAGAACAAGCCGTGGAGCTACGTCCAGGGTGCTGCCCTCAACCGCCGCTTCCTCACAGACACTGTCTACGAACTGACCGGTCCTGCCGCCGGCACCAACTTTGTCAAGACCATCGACGACCCCGCCGGCCGTTGGATCAAGGGCACCCTGGGCAACTGCTCCGGCGGCACCACCCCGTGGGGCACCATCCTCTCCGGCGAAGAAAACTTCAACGGATACTTCGTTGCGCCCGGCACGAGCGACTCGGACAAGCGCTACGGCCTGTCTGCCAAGGCAACCACCCGCCAGTGGGAGCTCGACGAGCCGCGCTTTGACACCCGCAATTCCGGGTACGCCAACGAAAGCAACCGCTTTGGCTGGATCGTGGAAGTGGATCCCTTCGACCCCACCTCCACACCCAGGAAGCACTCCGCCATGGGCCGCTTCAAGCACGAAGGCGCCAACGTCATTGTTGCCCCCGACGGCCGCGTCGTGGCCTACATGGGTGACGATGAGCGCTTTGACTACCTCTACAAGTTCGTCTCCAAGGGCAAGTACCAGGCGGGCGATTCCAAGGCCGCCCGGAAGAACAACATGGGCCTCCTCTCCGAAGGCGACCTGTACGTTGCCCGCTTCACGGGTGACTCGCCCGCCGCCGAGATCGACGGTACCGGCAAGCTCCCGGCCGACGGTGCTTTCGACGGTTCGGGCGAATGGTTGCCGCTGGTCGTGGGCGGCGTATCGGCGGTTCCGGGCATGTCCGTGGCAGAGGTCTTGGTGTACACCCGCTTGGCCGCCGACAAGGTTGGCCCCACCAAGATGGACCGTTGCGAGGACGTTCAGCCAAACCTGCTCACCGGCAAGGTCTACGTGGCGTGCACCAACAACTCGGACCGCGGCAAGACCGGCAAGGAAGGCGCCACGGAAGTCAACCCGCGCACGCTGAACCGCGACGGCCACATTGTCGAAATCACCGAAGGCAAGGACCAGGTGGGCACCAAGTTCAACTGGACCCTGCTGCTGGTTGCCGGCGACCCCGCCAAGAACACCTCCACCTACTTCTCCGGTTTCCCGGCAGATAAGGTGTCGCCGATTTCGTGCCCCGATAACGTTGCATTCGACTCCGTTGGCAACCTTTGGATTTCCACGGATGGCGCTCCGTCCACCATCGGCTACAACGACGGTCTGTTCAAGGTCACTTTGGAAGGCCCGGAGCGCGGCAAGGTGGAGCAGTTCCTGGCCGTGCCCCGAGACGCCGAAACCTGTGGTCCGATCGTCCACGACGAAGAACGCACGGTGTTTGTTGCCGTCCAGCACCCGGGCGAGGAAGGCACGTTCGATGCGCCGCACTCGTACTTCCCGGACTATGTAGCTGCAGGCGCACCGGTCCCTGCCGTTGCTGTGCGGGCCCCGCGCCCCGCGATCGTGCAGGTCTTCCGCAAGTAA
- a CDS encoding o-succinylbenzoate synthase, with translation MPASLPELEELLDSAHVVSLPMRVKFRGIMQRETLLLQGPNGWGEFCPFPEYGDEEASRWLAAAVEAGWVGFPSPLRHVIPVNATVPAVRAEQVPDVLARFGRVDAVKIKVAERGQELADDLSRVAAVRRALPEAAIRVDANGGWNVGQAVEALGALSTQGLEYAEQPVPSIEGLAEVRRRLAAAGTPVLIAADESVRKEDDPLRVAKAGAADLIVVKVAPLGGVRRALDIVNQAGLPAVVSSALDTSVGIRAGLALAASLPFLPYACGLGTVSLFASDVTLDPLVADDGAIPLRDTHPDPGLLEQYAASGERRDWWLDRLRRVHAVLARDHHRLFTQP, from the coding sequence ATGCCTGCAAGCCTTCCTGAACTCGAAGAACTCCTGGACTCCGCCCACGTAGTGTCGCTGCCCATGCGCGTGAAGTTCCGCGGGATCATGCAGCGCGAAACACTGCTGCTTCAGGGACCGAACGGCTGGGGCGAGTTCTGCCCCTTCCCCGAATACGGCGACGAGGAAGCCTCCCGCTGGCTTGCTGCCGCCGTGGAGGCAGGCTGGGTAGGGTTTCCCTCACCATTACGGCATGTGATTCCGGTTAATGCCACGGTTCCGGCAGTTCGGGCGGAGCAGGTACCGGACGTCCTGGCCCGCTTCGGCCGGGTGGATGCTGTCAAGATCAAGGTCGCCGAGCGGGGGCAGGAACTTGCCGACGACCTCTCCCGGGTAGCAGCAGTACGCAGGGCCCTTCCTGAGGCGGCCATCAGGGTGGATGCCAACGGTGGATGGAACGTCGGCCAAGCTGTGGAAGCGCTCGGGGCTCTGTCGACGCAGGGCCTCGAGTATGCCGAGCAACCCGTTCCCTCCATTGAAGGTCTGGCCGAGGTCCGCCGTCGGCTGGCCGCCGCCGGTACGCCAGTTCTGATCGCTGCCGACGAAAGCGTGCGCAAGGAAGACGACCCCCTGCGTGTGGCGAAAGCAGGTGCCGCGGACCTGATCGTGGTCAAAGTCGCGCCACTTGGCGGCGTCAGGCGTGCACTGGACATCGTCAATCAAGCAGGGCTGCCTGCCGTCGTCAGCTCCGCGCTGGATACCTCGGTGGGAATCCGGGCCGGGCTGGCGCTCGCAGCTTCCCTTCCGTTCCTTCCCTACGCCTGCGGCTTGGGCACCGTTTCGCTGTTTGCCTCAGACGTCACCTTGGATCCGCTGGTGGCCGACGACGGCGCCATACCGTTGCGTGACACGCACCCCGATCCCGGACTCCTGGAACAGTACGCGGCCTCGGGAGAACGCCGGGATTGGTGGTTGGACCGGCTCCGACGAGTACACGCCGTCCTGGCGCGAGACCACCACCGTTTGTTCACCCAGCCTTAA
- a CDS encoding DUF2510 domain-containing protein, producing the protein MPGSTTPAGWYPDPSDPRFVRWWDGHAWTGNQAPRQMQYQPVIRPPRPQLSEQTPVYNPFIWVITLLPLVSVIFMLFWQPEFRMITTRQGTTTIDPFSIYTPAYFLLMGSSVVAYGLSVFFAYLDRQRLLKSGVERPFHWAWAFLSAIVYVIGRSVIVNKVAPKRGLWPIWATAAVFVISMVVAGIWTSNMMQSMYNQFGYSVTT; encoded by the coding sequence ATGCCCGGTTCAACAACACCTGCCGGTTGGTACCCGGACCCTTCGGACCCCAGGTTTGTCCGGTGGTGGGATGGCCACGCCTGGACAGGCAATCAGGCTCCGCGCCAGATGCAGTATCAGCCAGTCATCAGGCCTCCCCGCCCACAGCTGAGCGAACAGACGCCGGTGTACAACCCGTTCATTTGGGTGATCACTTTGCTGCCGCTGGTCTCCGTGATTTTCATGCTCTTCTGGCAGCCCGAATTCCGGATGATCACTACCCGCCAGGGCACCACCACCATCGATCCCTTCTCCATCTACACCCCCGCGTATTTCCTGCTCATGGGATCGAGCGTCGTTGCTTATGGCCTCTCGGTGTTTTTCGCCTATCTTGACCGTCAGCGCCTGCTGAAGTCCGGCGTCGAACGTCCTTTCCACTGGGCCTGGGCGTTCCTGAGCGCCATCGTCTACGTGATTGGCCGCTCCGTGATCGTCAATAAGGTCGCCCCAAAGCGTGGGCTGTGGCCGATCTGGGCCACCGCCGCTGTGTTCGTGATCAGCATGGTGGTGGCGGGCATCTGGACGTCCAACATGATGCAGTCCATGTACAACCAGTTCGGCTACTCGGTCACCACGTAG